A single genomic interval of Candidatus Eisenbacteria bacterium harbors:
- a CDS encoding DUF1428 domain-containing protein gives MRYVDGYVLPVPKKKMDVYRRMAQKAARVWRDHGALEYRECVGDDLRVKWGVPFPRAVKHKPGETVVFAWIVFKSRAHRDRVNAKVMKDPRLAKMMKLDPMPFDSKRMVYGGFKILVDA, from the coding sequence ATGCGATACGTCGATGGCTATGTATTGCCCGTACCCAAGAAGAAGATGGATGTCTACCGCCGCATGGCGCAGAAGGCAGCCAGGGTCTGGCGGGATCACGGCGCCCTGGAGTATCGGGAGTGCGTCGGCGACGACCTCAGGGTGAAATGGGGGGTTCCGTTCCCGCGCGCGGTCAAGCACAAGCCAGGCGAGACGGTGGTCTTCGCGTGGATCGTGTTCAAGTCCCGCGCGCATCGCGATCGCGTCAACGCCAAGGTCATGAAGGACCCGCGGCTCGCGAAGATGATGAAGCTGGACCCGATGCCCTTCGACAGCAAGCGCATGGTCTACGGCGGGTTCAAGATTCTGGTCGACGCGTAG